A window of Costertonia aggregata contains these coding sequences:
- a CDS encoding MBL fold metallo-hydrolase — MGLFFVGFLLAMVVAVFLFINFSPEFGGTPTKEQKMRYATSKNYGKGAFKNIGDVQMNMGFGVFVKSLRGYIAPQPHTKPEKDISVEKIDSISISLYEGPMRLIWFGHSAFLLQSGGKNILIDPMFGDVPAPHPMLGGKRFSSSLPIEIEKLPKIDAVIFSHDHYDHLDYGSVKLLKEKVGVFYTPLGVGVHLTEWGVDQSNIIELDWWGEVNFQGLRFICTPAQHFSGRGITDGGSTLWSSWVIQTASENIFFSGDSGYGAHFKEIGDIYGPFDFAMLECGQYNELWKEIHMMPEEAAQAGLDIKAKKIMPIHWGSFKLAMHPWTEPVSRILKKATELNIPVTVPKIGEPIYLDTQNISKEKWWEAFN, encoded by the coding sequence ATGGGGTTGTTTTTTGTGGGTTTTCTGTTGGCCATGGTCGTTGCTGTCTTTCTCTTTATCAATTTCAGTCCTGAATTTGGTGGAACTCCCACCAAGGAACAAAAGATGCGTTACGCTACATCAAAAAATTATGGAAAAGGTGCCTTTAAGAATATTGGTGACGTTCAAATGAATATGGGGTTTGGTGTTTTTGTAAAAAGCTTAAGAGGTTATATTGCCCCACAACCCCACACCAAACCAGAAAAAGATATATCCGTTGAAAAAATTGATTCCATTTCCATTTCTCTTTATGAAGGCCCTATGCGTTTGATTTGGTTTGGACATTCTGCCTTTTTATTACAAAGTGGAGGCAAGAATATTTTGATAGACCCCATGTTCGGTGATGTCCCGGCACCACATCCAATGCTTGGAGGAAAACGGTTTAGCTCATCCTTACCTATTGAAATAGAAAAACTCCCTAAGATTGATGCCGTTATTTTCTCACATGATCATTATGATCATCTAGACTATGGTTCAGTTAAGCTTTTAAAAGAAAAAGTAGGCGTGTTTTATACGCCATTAGGTGTAGGCGTTCATCTTACCGAGTGGGGCGTTGACCAAAGCAATATCATCGAATTGGATTGGTGGGGTGAGGTCAACTTTCAAGGATTACGTTTTATATGCACCCCCGCACAGCATTTTTCGGGTAGAGGAATTACAGATGGTGGTAGTACTCTATGGAGCTCATGGGTTATACAAACGGCAAGCGAAAACATTTTCTTTAGTGGCGATAGTGGTTATGGTGCCCATTTTAAAGAAATAGGGGATATATATGGCCCCTTTGATTTTGCTATGTTAGAATGTGGCCAGTATAACGAGCTATGGAAAGAAATTCATATGATGCCCGAAGAAGCCGCACAAGCGGGACTTGACATAAAGGCAAAAAAAATAATGCCCATACACTGGGGCTCATTTAAATTGGCAATGCATCCCTGGACCGAACCGGTCAGCCGTATCTTAAAAAAAGCAACAGAATTGAATATTCCCGTTACGGTACCCAAAATCGGGGAACCTATTTATTTGGATACCCAAAACATTTCTAAAGAAAAATGGTGGGAGGCCTTTAATTAG
- a CDS encoding protein kinase family protein: MKKIVLISALLTLTILFSCKEEEKKTSEPTQMEQVMAVHDEVMPKMGTIGKLVGELKSKVDTTAAGREYEQAMRDLQKANQSMMDWMQSFGNRFDSEEILEGKELTEQKQKWLDEEEENVKALKEEINSSIAKAKTLLGKAN, encoded by the coding sequence ATGAAAAAAATTGTTCTTATAAGCGCACTTTTAACACTGACTATTCTATTTTCTTGCAAAGAAGAAGAGAAGAAAACCAGCGAACCCACCCAAATGGAACAGGTAATGGCCGTTCATGACGAGGTAATGCCAAAAATGGGCACTATCGGAAAATTGGTCGGGGAGCTAAAATCAAAAGTAGATACAACAGCGGCCGGTAGGGAATATGAGCAAGCCATGCGCGACCTTCAAAAGGCGAACCAATCCATGATGGATTGGATGCAGAGTTTTGGCAATCGCTTTGATTCCGAAGAAATTCTCGAAGGCAAAGAGCTTACGGAACAAAAGCAAAAATGGCTGGATGAGGAAGAGGAAAATGTGAAGGCCCTAAAAGAAGAAATAAATTCAAGCATTGCTAAAGCCAAAACGCTGTTGGGCAAAGCTAATTAA
- a CDS encoding DJ-1/PfpI family protein, with product MKYLSILLIITCVLFSCQSETSGENRNTKTQMDDTKETIPEKRNVKPDGSKYTIKELENMTHDELMALTYEAPRDTIFTIGILLYDGYFSLDAMGPHSVFSSMYPAKTFFIAKEKGLIQSNNGLKTQVDTTIAEVKHLDILVVPGGTADTYRATKDQKLLNWIRQIDQNSKYTTSVCTGAWILGAAGLLKGKKATTNWYDAENKLKGYGATFVNKRYTNDGKYWTSAGVSAGIDMSLALVDHTMGRNYADFVMLNLEYDPAPPFEGGSPEKTDPVVTYMTKKMYDFYIEPVIKELNP from the coding sequence ATGAAATATCTATCAATATTACTCATTATCACATGCGTATTGTTCTCATGCCAATCTGAAACATCAGGGGAAAACCGTAATACAAAAACACAAATGGATGATACCAAAGAAACTATCCCAGAAAAAAGAAACGTAAAACCGGACGGCAGTAAATACACGATTAAAGAATTGGAAAACATGACCCATGATGAGCTTATGGCGCTTACTTATGAAGCGCCACGGGACACAATTTTCACAATAGGAATCCTTCTCTATGATGGCTATTTTAGTTTGGATGCCATGGGCCCGCATTCTGTTTTCAGCAGTATGTACCCGGCAAAGACTTTTTTTATCGCAAAGGAAAAAGGACTGATACAAAGTAACAATGGCCTCAAAACACAGGTTGACACAACGATTGCCGAAGTAAAGCACTTGGACATTCTAGTTGTTCCCGGTGGCACGGCAGATACGTATAGGGCAACCAAAGACCAGAAATTATTGAATTGGATAAGGCAAATTGACCAAAACAGCAAATACACTACCAGTGTTTGTACCGGAGCTTGGATTCTAGGTGCTGCAGGATTGTTAAAAGGTAAGAAAGCAACCACTAACTGGTACGATGCCGAGAATAAATTAAAAGGTTATGGAGCAACATTTGTCAACAAAAGGTATACCAATGATGGTAAGTATTGGACATCAGCAGGAGTCTCCGCAGGTATTGACATGAGTTTGGCCCTTGTAGACCATACAATGGGCCGTAATTATGCGGATTTTGTAATGTTGAACTTGGAATATGATCCCGCCCCACCATTTGAAGGTGGTTCTCCCGAAAAAACCGACCCCGTGGTTACATACATGACCAAAAAGATGTATGATTTTTATATTGAGCCTGTAATTAAGGAATTGAATCCTTAA
- a CDS encoding DMT family transporter gives MNSSKKKWFYLIVLSVIWGTSYILIKKGLKGFTPYQLGSVRIVLAGFFLFLIGFKSLKTISRQEWKWVALSGFVGSFLPMYLFAFAETEIDSSVTSVLNSLVPLFTLFVGLIFFRIKFTRNQLLGVVVGLFGAILLIVLGKELNPDQNYWYTLCIVAATIGYACNANIIKSKLQQVSPMGIAVGNFACIIVPALMFLPFSGFFKADVVSGEFFWSSLGYIVILCVLGTCIAKVMFNKLIQISSAVFSVSVTYLIPIVGIFWGVLDNETFTFEQALASLLILFGVYLVNKKKKSA, from the coding sequence TTGAACAGTTCCAAAAAAAAGTGGTTTTATCTTATTGTACTCTCTGTCATTTGGGGCACATCATATATATTGATCAAAAAAGGATTGAAGGGATTCACCCCTTATCAATTAGGCTCGGTTCGTATTGTACTAGCGGGTTTTTTTCTTTTTTTAATAGGTTTCAAATCCTTGAAAACCATTTCAAGACAAGAATGGAAATGGGTAGCCCTATCGGGATTTGTAGGCAGTTTTTTGCCCATGTATCTTTTTGCTTTTGCCGAAACGGAAATAGATAGTAGTGTAACCTCGGTATTGAATTCGCTGGTTCCTCTTTTTACTTTGTTCGTGGGCTTGATTTTTTTCAGGATAAAATTTACGAGAAATCAATTGTTAGGCGTAGTTGTGGGACTTTTTGGGGCAATTTTACTTATTGTATTGGGCAAAGAGCTAAACCCGGATCAAAATTATTGGTATACGTTATGTATTGTGGCCGCTACCATTGGCTATGCTTGCAATGCCAACATAATCAAGAGCAAACTGCAACAGGTAAGCCCCATGGGTATTGCCGTAGGTAATTTTGCATGTATAATCGTGCCAGCTTTGATGTTTCTTCCCTTTTCAGGTTTTTTTAAAGCAGATGTGGTCTCTGGTGAGTTTTTCTGGAGCTCATTGGGGTACATCGTGATATTATGTGTATTGGGCACATGTATAGCCAAGGTCATGTTCAACAAGCTGATTCAAATTTCATCAGCTGTTTTCTCTGTATCGGTGACTTATCTTATCCCTATTGTCGGTATTTTTTGGGGGGTGTTGGACAATGAAACGTTTACATTTGAACAAGCATTGGCATCCTTGTTGATTTTGTTCGGGGTTTATCTGGTGAATAAAAAGAAAAAATCCGCCTAG
- a CDS encoding M16 family metallopeptidase, protein MKKIYLAAVFAFMAITLQAQVDRSIMPKPGPSPEINLKDAERFELKNGLKVLVVENRKLPRVSIQLRIDNPPVLEGDKAGVSSLTASLLGNGSKSIPKDEFNEEVDFLGASINFGSQSAFASSLSKYFPRILELMADAAINPNFTQEEFEKEKQKLITGLKTQEKDVSAIARKVQNALAYGKNHPYGEFTTEETVNNVTLADVEKFYSDYFVPANAYMIVIGDVNFKDVQKLVKEHFTSWTKAVPPSFSFSKPTDAQYTQINFVDVPNAVQSEIAVQNLVNLKMNDPDYLSALVANQILGGGGEGRLFLNLREDKGYTYGSYSRLGDSKYAPSTFRATAQVRNAVTDSSVVEMLKEVDKIITEPVSAKELENTKAKYVGRFVLALEKPETIARYALNIETENLPDDFYKNYLERINAITVEDVQNAAQKYFSSKNARVVVTGKGSDVLENLEKVEFNGKKIPIKYYDKQGKATEKPNYDAAIPEGVTVNSVLEKYLEAVGGKEKLEAVESYLLLAEAEIQGMKLELDMKKTSKDQFMQNIKVGGNSMQKQVLDGDKGYMVAQGQRKDLSEEEIMKVKEESSPFPELNYLNGGVTLEGIEPVDGKKAYKIKVSDSKVSFYDVETGLKLQDVQTQEVQGQQMSSTIGYGDYKEVSGIMFPFMISQTAGPQKFDFVVKEIKVNQGVSDSDFE, encoded by the coding sequence ATGAAAAAAATATATCTAGCAGCGGTATTCGCCTTTATGGCAATTACCCTACAAGCACAGGTCGACAGGAGCATTATGCCCAAACCGGGGCCATCACCTGAGATTAACCTAAAAGATGCGGAACGCTTTGAACTCAAGAACGGGCTTAAAGTATTGGTAGTGGAAAACCGTAAATTACCAAGGGTTTCCATACAATTAAGAATTGATAATCCGCCCGTTCTGGAAGGGGACAAAGCAGGGGTTTCCAGTTTGACCGCAAGCTTGCTGGGCAACGGTTCCAAATCAATCCCCAAAGACGAGTTCAACGAAGAGGTCGACTTCTTGGGCGCCAGCATAAATTTTGGCTCACAAAGTGCCTTTGCCAGTTCACTTTCAAAATATTTTCCAAGAATATTGGAGCTTATGGCAGACGCGGCCATCAATCCGAATTTTACCCAGGAAGAATTCGAGAAAGAAAAACAAAAACTGATAACCGGTTTAAAAACACAGGAAAAAGATGTTTCCGCCATTGCAAGAAAAGTGCAAAATGCGCTGGCTTACGGAAAAAATCATCCCTACGGTGAGTTCACTACCGAAGAAACGGTAAACAACGTAACCTTGGCCGATGTTGAAAAGTTCTACTCCGACTATTTTGTGCCTGCCAATGCATATATGATAGTAATAGGGGATGTTAATTTTAAGGACGTACAAAAATTGGTAAAGGAACACTTTACATCATGGACCAAAGCGGTACCGCCATCCTTTAGTTTTTCTAAACCAACTGATGCTCAGTACACACAAATAAACTTTGTTGATGTACCCAATGCGGTACAGTCAGAGATTGCCGTTCAGAATTTGGTAAATCTTAAAATGAACGACCCGGATTATCTTTCAGCTTTGGTGGCCAATCAAATCTTGGGCGGTGGCGGTGAGGGCCGTTTGTTCCTAAACTTGAGAGAGGACAAGGGCTATACCTATGGGTCTTACTCCAGGTTAGGGGATAGCAAATATGCCCCCTCAACCTTTAGGGCGACCGCTCAGGTTAGGAATGCAGTGACCGATAGTTCGGTGGTGGAAATGCTGAAAGAGGTAGATAAAATAATTACCGAGCCAGTTTCTGCCAAAGAACTGGAGAACACCAAGGCGAAATACGTTGGCCGTTTTGTACTTGCGCTCGAAAAGCCAGAGACCATAGCCCGTTATGCGCTGAATATCGAGACTGAGAACCTCCCAGACGATTTCTATAAAAATTATCTGGAACGCATTAACGCAATAACCGTTGAAGATGTTCAAAATGCGGCACAAAAATATTTCAGTTCTAAAAATGCACGTGTCGTAGTAACCGGAAAAGGAAGTGATGTATTGGAAAACCTGGAAAAAGTGGAATTCAACGGCAAAAAGATTCCTATAAAATACTATGATAAGCAAGGTAAAGCTACCGAAAAACCCAATTATGATGCAGCTATACCAGAAGGTGTTACCGTAAACAGTGTGCTGGAAAAGTATTTAGAAGCTGTTGGAGGCAAAGAAAAATTAGAAGCCGTTGAATCCTATTTATTGTTGGCCGAAGCTGAAATTCAAGGGATGAAACTGGAACTGGATATGAAAAAAACATCCAAAGACCAGTTTATGCAGAACATCAAAGTTGGTGGCAACTCTATGCAAAAACAAGTTCTTGACGGGGACAAAGGCTATATGGTCGCCCAAGGGCAACGCAAAGACCTATCGGAAGAGGAAATCATGAAAGTGAAAGAAGAATCCTCTCCCTTTCCAGAACTGAATTACCTCAACGGCGGAGTAACCCTGGAGGGCATTGAGCCCGTAGACGGAAAAAAAGCCTATAAAATAAAAGTGTCGGACAGCAAGGTTTCCTTTTATGATGTAGAAACAGGCCTAAAACTGCAAGATGTACAAACCCAAGAAGTACAAGGGCAACAAATGTCAAGCACCATTGGGTATGGCGATTACAAAGAAGTATCGGGCATTATGTTCCCTTTCATGATATCCCAAACAGCGGGCCCACAAAAATTTGATTTCGTAGTAAAGGAAATCAAGGTAAACCAAGGGGTATCCGACTCAGATTTCGAATAA
- a CDS encoding M16 family metallopeptidase: MKRKLFLATFLLSAMVAVKAQEVTYEEYDLDNGLHVILHQDNTAPVVTTSVMYHVGGKDRTEGRTGFAHFFEHLLFEGTKNIERGKWFEIVSSHGGQNNANTSQDRTYYYEVFPSNNLQLGLWMESERMLHPVIDQKGIDTQQEVVKEEKRLRYDNSPYGQLLPVLGENLFEKHPYKDPNIGYMEDLDAATLEDVIAYNKKYYVPNNAALVVAGDIDIAETKKIIEDYFGPIPRGEDVVRNYPKEDPITEEKRVKAYDANIQIPAVGIAYRTPGFKERDAYVLDMISTYLSDGKSSKLYKKMVDDQKQALQVGAFNIPQEDYSMYLVFALPVGETSLDTLISEMEEEIAKVRNELISENDYQKLQNKFENQFVNSNSSVSGIANSLARYHVLYGDTELINKEIEIYRSVTREEIKEVANRHLKSNQRVIIDYLPKDKTEN; encoded by the coding sequence ATGAAAAGAAAACTATTCTTGGCTACCTTTTTGCTTTCTGCCATGGTAGCCGTAAAAGCCCAGGAAGTCACTTACGAAGAATACGACCTGGACAACGGGTTGCATGTGATTCTTCATCAAGACAATACGGCACCTGTGGTGACCACGTCCGTAATGTACCATGTAGGCGGAAAAGACCGTACCGAAGGCCGTACAGGCTTTGCTCATTTTTTTGAACACTTGCTGTTCGAGGGTACCAAAAACATAGAGCGTGGAAAATGGTTCGAAATCGTATCTTCCCATGGTGGGCAGAACAATGCCAACACTTCACAGGACAGAACGTATTATTATGAGGTGTTTCCATCCAATAATCTACAATTAGGCCTTTGGATGGAATCCGAGCGGATGCTACATCCAGTTATTGACCAAAAGGGTATTGACACCCAACAAGAAGTGGTAAAGGAAGAAAAGAGATTACGTTACGACAATTCTCCTTACGGGCAGTTATTACCCGTTCTTGGCGAAAACCTATTTGAGAAACATCCATACAAAGACCCCAATATTGGATATATGGAAGACTTGGATGCTGCTACCTTGGAAGATGTTATAGCATATAACAAAAAATACTATGTGCCCAATAATGCCGCTCTGGTCGTAGCGGGAGATATAGATATCGCCGAGACCAAAAAAATAATCGAGGATTATTTCGGCCCTATCCCGAGAGGTGAGGACGTTGTACGCAACTACCCCAAAGAAGACCCGATAACCGAAGAAAAAAGGGTAAAGGCCTACGATGCCAATATACAGATACCGGCGGTGGGCATTGCCTACAGAACGCCCGGTTTTAAAGAACGTGATGCATATGTGTTGGATATGATCTCAACGTATTTAAGCGATGGGAAAAGTTCCAAGCTATACAAGAAAATGGTAGACGATCAAAAACAGGCTTTACAAGTAGGTGCTTTTAATATCCCACAAGAAGATTACAGTATGTATCTAGTCTTTGCCCTACCTGTTGGCGAAACATCATTGGACACCTTGATTTCAGAAATGGAAGAAGAAATAGCAAAGGTAAGAAACGAACTGATTTCCGAAAACGACTATCAAAAACTCCAGAACAAATTTGAGAACCAGTTTGTGAACTCCAACTCAAGCGTATCCGGTATTGCCAATTCATTGGCAAGGTATCACGTGCTTTATGGCGATACGGAGCTTATCAACAAGGAGATTGAAATTTACAGGTCCGTAACCAGGGAAGAAATAAAAGAGGTTGCGAACAGGCACCTAAAATCCAACCAAAGAGTGATTATAGACTATTTGCCAAAAGACAAAACCGAAAACTAA
- a CDS encoding DUF4199 domain-containing protein — translation MKNFTLPIRFGIAASGSLIAYFLILSLFDLHTNVFYSLFNGVITGFAIYEAIKYRRIREGMNFNYAKGFSTGVVTGFVATLLFTVFFAFYSTEVNTDFLAQLSQAWFKNFHFEGIVFFTVAIMGFATTLVLTLSFMQLFKASNNLSKKSV, via the coding sequence ATGAAAAATTTTACACTTCCCATTCGTTTTGGAATTGCTGCCAGCGGTTCGCTGATAGCTTATTTTTTGATACTTTCCCTTTTTGATTTGCATACCAATGTATTTTATAGTTTGTTTAATGGCGTAATTACAGGTTTTGCCATTTATGAAGCTATAAAATACAGGAGAATTAGGGAAGGTATGAACTTTAACTATGCGAAAGGATTTTCTACAGGCGTGGTAACTGGTTTTGTCGCCACACTTTTGTTCACGGTTTTCTTCGCCTTTTACTCCACTGAAGTGAATACCGATTTTTTAGCACAACTTTCCCAGGCTTGGTTCAAAAATTTTCATTTTGAAGGTATCGTTTTCTTTACTGTTGCCATCATGGGGTTTGCGACAACGCTAGTATTGACACTGTCTTTTATGCAATTGTTCAAGGCGAGTAATAATCTCAGTAAAAAATCGGTCTAA
- the rplU gene encoding 50S ribosomal protein L21 translates to MYAIVEMAGQQFKVAKDQKVYVHRLQTEEGKKVTFDNVLLLDDGKNVTIGAPAISGAAVEAKVVKHLRGDKVIVFKKKRRKGYRKKNGHRQSLTEIVIENIVAKGAKKAAPAKEEKPKEAPKAKAEKAPVKKAAPKKKAAPKTAKADDLKKIEGIGPKIAETLTAAGISTFAELAKAKSEKISEIIADVRGNHVTDTWPAQAKLAAEGKWDELKKWQDELDGGKA, encoded by the coding sequence ATGTATGCAATTGTAGAGATGGCAGGGCAGCAATTCAAAGTTGCGAAAGACCAAAAAGTGTATGTTCACCGTTTACAGACAGAAGAAGGGAAAAAGGTGACTTTTGACAATGTACTTCTTTTGGATGACGGCAAGAACGTGACTATTGGCGCCCCAGCTATAAGCGGTGCGGCTGTTGAGGCTAAAGTCGTTAAACACCTTAGAGGTGACAAAGTAATCGTTTTTAAGAAAAAAAGGCGTAAAGGCTACCGCAAGAAAAACGGTCATCGCCAATCTTTGACAGAAATCGTTATTGAAAATATTGTTGCCAAGGGAGCCAAAAAAGCAGCTCCGGCAAAAGAAGAGAAGCCAAAAGAGGCTCCAAAAGCAAAAGCTGAAAAGGCACCGGTAAAAAAAGCGGCACCCAAAAAGAAAGCAGCCCCCAAAACCGCTAAGGCAGATGATTTAAAAAAGATTGAGGGTATCGGTCCGAAAATAGCTGAAACTTTAACAGCAGCAGGAATCTCAACTTTTGCAGAATTGGCGAAGGCCAAATCAGAAAAAATTTCCGAAATCATTGCGGACGTTCGTGGAAACCACGTGACCGATACTTGGCCGGCTCAAGCTAAATTGGCGGCTGAAGGTAAGTGGGACGAGCTAAAAAAATGGCAGGACGAACTAGACGGCGGCAAAGCATAA
- the rpmA gene encoding 50S ribosomal protein L27, producing MAHKKGVGSSKNGRESESKRLGVKIFGGQAAIAGNIIVRQRGTKHNPGENVYAGKDHTLHARVDGLVKFEKKAGGKSYVSIEPFEA from the coding sequence ATGGCACATAAAAAAGGTGTAGGTAGTTCTAAGAACGGTAGAGAATCAGAATCGAAACGGTTAGGCGTCAAAATATTCGGTGGTCAAGCTGCTATTGCTGGTAATATTATCGTTAGGCAAAGAGGAACAAAACATAACCCAGGTGAAAACGTATACGCTGGCAAAGACCATACTTTACATGCTAGAGTAGATGGTTTGGTAAAGTTTGAAAAGAAAGCGGGAGGTAAATCCTATGTATCTATTGAGCCTTTTGAGGCATAA